CAGACTTCAATGTGGCAATCTTGGTAAAATTGAGCCGATCGCAGTGGCATATCATCTTGAGTCACTTTACCCGTCAAGTAATCCTTACTCAACCAAGTGCGATCGTATGGTAATCGGTCATCCTGCGTCACCATCACGATCCGTCCCTGATACCCCGCCACTCTTAATGTCTCGGCGGCGTGCGCCCCTGCTGCCCCTGCACCTAAAATGACAAACGTGCGTTTATCTTCAGGGTTATACTCAGCCAGATTCGGCTGCCTGCGCCCAGCAGCATTTTCTGGAATACTAACAATAATGCGATCGCCTTCTATTTTGACTTCATATTTTTGTAGAGAATCTAAGCCTGGAGGTTCTTGCTGTTCGCCTGTCGTCAAATCGAAGTATGCATTGTGCCAGGGACAAACAACATGGTTGTCGCACAATACCCCTTCTGCTAGCGGTGCTTGGTAGTGGGTACAATATGCCCCCAGGGCGTAATACTTATCTGCTAGACGTACCAATAATACATCAGTCTCACCTACAGAGACTTGTCGCATTTCCCCATTTTGCAAATCGTTGATATTCGCAACGACGGCTTCCAACTGCGGCATAATTACACAGAAATTGAATTTATTCAGGAGGGGGTTGGGGGATCTTCAAGATCTTTGAATCGATAACCGAGGTGTATTGAATCGCATCCCTACCGTAGACTATCTGGCGATCGCTCCACATTTACACCCTCTAGGGAAAGAAATCATGTAGAAACGTTAAATGTGTAGAGACGTTACGTGCAACGTCTCTACACGTTTAATTCCTTTTCCGTGCTTTCCAAGTGCCACCATAGCGGTAAAAAGGATTATCCTGACTCACGATAGTCCAACAACTCTCACATACGAAAACCCAAGTTGCCGACTCGTCGTATTGTACCCGAAACAAAATCGGTGCGGGTTGCCCACACCGATCGCAGAATTTTGTCCGAAGCTTGCGCCCCATATTCCCCGTTTTACTTCCTGTAACCATTAAGCATAAGCTGATGCTTGTGGTTTGGCGAAGATCATTCTTCCCGCCGAGGTTTGTAAAGCACTCGTTACAACAACGCGCAATTCGCCACCAATATAGCTACTACCGTCCTCGACAACTACCATCGTCCCATCCTCTAGGTAGCCTATGCCTTGACTAGGTTCTTTGCCTTCCTTGAGGATCTTCAGATCGATGTTGTCTCCTGGCAAATAACTCGGACGCAGGGATTGTACCAGATCGTTGAGATTCAACACGGGTATTTTCTGTAAACTCGCTACCTGAGACAAGTTGTAGTCGTTGGTCAAAAGAGTACCGTTGATCTCCTGCACGAACCGTACTAACTTAGCATCTACTGTAGGCACATCTTCGTAGTCAGTCGAATGGATGGCAATGCGTTCTGGATAACTTGCTTGGATGCGGTTGAGAATCTCTAACCCCCTCCTACCCCGCAATCGTTTGAGGTCTTTTGCCCCATCTGCTAGTTGTTGCAATTCTTGAATGACGAACTGTGGAACGAGAATTTGTCCTTCTAGAAATCCGGTAGCTAGCAGCGTTTCGATTCGACCGTCGATAATACAACTCGTATCCAAAACCTTAGTTGCCGCAGGTTTTAGCGTTCCCTCTGCGACTAACATCGTCTCAACTGAATTGGGATTGATCAACCGTAAGAACGTCCGTCCGTGGATGTCAGCCAGATTGATCCCTGTAAAAGCGAAAAGGACGCTACCCAAAACCGCTACTAGGGGCTTGATAAAGCTAAAATCTTGGGGAATCGGTAGCAGAAAGAGGGGGGCTAGCATTAAGTTGGCGATTAATAGCCCCAGCACCATGCCAATTGCGCGTGTTAATAAAACGTCAACTGGCATCTCTCGAACTTTGGTTTCGAGACGGCGATAGGTTGTTTGAAAACTCAGTCCGACTCCACCACCAATCATCGCCGCAAAAACAGCGATGACTAATCGTAGCGCATCGAGATTGGTAACTTGCCGCTGCACGGTTTCTGGCAGCAGCTCTATGCTGTAGAAGCCGATTCCGGCTCCTGCTATGATGAATGTAATAATTATGATTGCGTCCAGCATTGGTTAAGTCCAATTGAATTGGGGTTATACTCCATTGCTTGGATTCCCCTGTCTGGGTTGGTATGAGAATCAGCAATTTATCGATACTGGCTCTATGATATAACCTTGAGGTTATGAGGTGCTGTCCGATCGCGACGGTTAATACTACTCTTAACAAGAAGATTGTTAAAAAATAGTTTGTTAAGCAGGAGACAGGAGACAAGGAAGACAGGAGACACAATGGAGCGAAAATGTAGTTCAAGTCTATTTTTTCTTTCCCAATATCTGTGGTTCTCTTCCTTTTGGCATAATTCTTTTTAGATTACCGAGCTTTAAATCTACAACTATAATTTTTAAATTCATTCTTCATGTCTCCCTTCTCTCCTATTTTCTATTCTTTTTTGTAAATATTTATTGACAAATCTCAAGTTATCGATTCCCACTTTCAGTCTCAAGCGTAAACTTACCGATATTTTGGGTCAATCTGAGTAACAGAAACAGGAATTCTTAGATATCTCTAAAGACAAGATTCTAGCTGCGATTCGAGTTCTTTTGCCCTAAAAACTATAGAGATTTAGTATATGGAGCTACCCATTTTTGGTATGATTCTTACTAGCGAAGTCAACTAGTAAAGCAAAAAGACACTATCAAAATCAAAAGAATTTATTCATTCCTGTTGTTTTGCGATCGCAACTTTTTACCGTGACTACCAGATTAAATCTGACTCCACGAAACTTAACTTTAGAATTAGCGCATTCAGGTATTCCCAGTGCAGCCTACATACATATCCCATTCTGTCGGCGGCGCTGCTACTATTGCGATTTTCCAATTTCCGTTGTGGGGGATCGTTTGCGGGGTGA
This window of the Chroococcidiopsis thermalis PCC 7203 genome carries:
- a CDS encoding PIN/TRAM domain-containing protein, with amino-acid sequence MLDAIIIITFIIAGAGIGFYSIELLPETVQRQVTNLDALRLVIAVFAAMIGGGVGLSFQTTYRRLETKVREMPVDVLLTRAIGMVLGLLIANLMLAPLFLLPIPQDFSFIKPLVAVLGSVLFAFTGINLADIHGRTFLRLINPNSVETMLVAEGTLKPAATKVLDTSCIIDGRIETLLATGFLEGQILVPQFVIQELQQLADGAKDLKRLRGRRGLEILNRIQASYPERIAIHSTDYEDVPTVDAKLVRFVQEINGTLLTNDYNLSQVASLQKIPVLNLNDLVQSLRPSYLPGDNIDLKILKEGKEPSQGIGYLEDGTMVVVEDGSSYIGGELRVVVTSALQTSAGRMIFAKPQASAYA